TATTCTGCAATTTTATTCATTTCAAATGAACGAATTTGAATCTCATATATTTTTGAGTTATAAAATACAGTTGTATGAATAGTTTGATAACCATTCTCTTTTGGAGTTGCTACATAATCTTTAAATCTAGAAATTAGTGGTTTATACTCTAAATGAATAAAACCTAAAACTTTGTAACAATCAATATCATTTTCAACTAAAATTCTAATTGCAAATAAATCTAAAACTTCATCAATTGAAATACCTTTTCTTTGCATTTTTAGATAAATTGAGTAATGATGTTTGATTCTTGAATAAATTTTAATTTTGTTTAAATCAAAATCATTTTTTTCTAGTAAAGTTTTTGTAGTTGTAATAAAGTTATTAAAACTTAATTGCATTGAGTGTTCATGTTCTTTTAAAAATGCATCAATTTTTTTATATTCATTTGGATAAATATAAAAAAATGCTAAATCTTCAAGAGTGTTTTTTAAAGTAGAAATACCTAATCTATTTGCGATTGGAACATAAACAACTAAAGTCTCTTCTGCAATTCTTTTTTGTTTATTTGCTGGTAAAACATGAAGTGTTAACATATTGTGAAGTCTATCACAAAGTTTTACAACTAAAACTCTAACATCATCAATTGAGGCAATAAGCATTTTTCTAAATGTTAAAGCTGATGAAATAATTTTAGAATCACTTGAATCTTTAGAAGTAACAAATTCATGTTCTCTTATTTCAACAATTTTTGTAAGTCCATCAACCATATGAGCAATATCACTGCCCCAAGTATTTTTTACATATTCTAAAGTATAAGGAGTATCTTCAACAACATCGTGAAGTAAAGCAGTTGCAATAACAGCTTCATCTTTTGAAAAACTTGCAGTTATTGTGGCAACTAAAATTGGGTGAACACAATATGGCTCACCACTTTTTCTAAATTGACCTTCATGGGCTTCAATAATAAAATTTATAATTTCATATAATTTTGGAGAAATGTCAATTTGAGTTTTTAATTTATTAATAGCATCATCAACATTGTTTATATGTTGAATTTCTTTGAAAAATTGATCCATATTATCTAAAACCTAGAGGTAAGTTTATTAACTTATCTCTATTTTTTATCTACAAATCCTTCAATTTTTAGAAGACCTGCTGCAATTTCATCAATAGCAATATCAGTATATTTCATTTTTTGAGTATTTAATTCTAATAATGGTTTTGCACCTTTACTTAATTCATCTGCTCTTTGACCAACTGCAATTGCTAAAATATATCTATCATTATCAACTTGTTTTAATGCTTTTGAAATTCTTTCTTCTAATCTTATCATAAATCTTTCCTTTTGATATTTATTTAACTATTGAGCATCTACTGTAATCACCTTTAATGATTTTAAGTAAATTACCTTTTTCATTCATGTTTGCTACAACTATTGGAAGTTTATTGTCTTTTGCTAAAGCAATTGCTGTATCATCCATAACTTTTATATGATCTTCTAAAGCTCTATCATATGATAAAGTTTCTAATTTTTTAGCATCAGGATATTTCATTGGGTCTCTGTCATAAACACCATCAACTTTTGTAGCTTTTATTAACATTGATGCACCAATTTCTGTAGCTCTTAAAGTAGCTCCAGTATCTGTTGTAAAATATGGATTTCCAGTTCCTGCTCCAAATATTACAACTCTTCCTTTTTCTAAATGTCTCATTGCTTTTCTTACGATAAATGGTTCTGCAATTTGTTCCATTTTAATTGCAGTTTGAAGTCTTGCACTTAAACCTTTATATTCTAAAGCTTCTTGCATTGCAATACCATTTATTACCGTACCTAACATTCCCATATAATCAGCACTTGTTCTTTTTATAACTCCGTCAGCAGCAGCAGTAACACCTCTAATGATATTTCCCCCACCAATTACAATACCAACTTCAATGTTGTTTTCTACTAAACTTTTTATCTCTTCAGCTATATAATCTAGTATTTGAGTATCAATACCATAACCTTCAGCACCAGCAAGTGCCTCCCCAGAAAACTTAACAAGTACCCTTTTGTTCATATGTTTTTTTCCTTCAATAATTTTTGGATTTTATCTAAAAAATCATTAACAAATTCTTAGCTTAATGCCCATTCATAAAAAGGAAGAACATTTATTTTGATTTTTGGGTCTTGAATTTTTTCATTATTTGAAATTGTTATGATATTTATCTCTTTAATATTTAGTTCAAGTGCATTTTTAATAATTTTTTTTATTAAATTATTGTTCAAAAAAGTATTAAAAAATGGTATGGAAACAACAGCTATATTTTTTGATTTTATATAAAAATCAATTTGTTCATAGTAATAAATATCTTCATATTTATTGATTAATTCTAAAAAAACCATGTTAGAAAATTCATTTTTAAATTTTTTTGTATAGGTTATTGCATTTAAAAAAGAGTAGTTATAACAGAAAATTTTTTTTGTTGATTTTTCTTGATTATATTTTGGTAAAAAATAGATAATTCTGCTATTTTCTAAAATTTTACATACTTCATAAAATTTATCTTTTGAGAGTTTTATTTTTGTTTTTAATGAGTTAAATAGTTGAAAAAGAGATTTTTTTTCATCAATATTTTCAATCATGATTTTAAGTATTTCATATTGAGTTTCATCTTTACAAATTAGTCTAATTATCTCTTGTAAACGTTGAATTTTTTTATGTTCTTCTAAATTTATAATTTCTGGAAGATTTCCAAATTTTAAAAAACTATTAAAACTTTGAGTAATATTTTGATGTTTATTATCATGTAATAAATACTCTTCAAAATCTAAAGCATTTAGGTTTATATGTTCAAAACCTTCTATAATTTCATTACTTGATGTAGAAATGATTATATTTTCACATGAAGGTATTGAAAATTGAAATTCAAAATTTTCTAAAATTAAAACAATAATTTCATTTTTTTTGATAAATTCTTCTAAATTTTTAGCAATTTCAATTAAATCATTTCTTAAATCAGAAAAATCAATATAAAGATATTCATTTGATTTGAAATTAGATAAGAAATCATAAATTAAATAGGTTTTTCCAGTTTTGGAAGCACCACTTATTATGGTTTTTGGATTTGTTATTTTTACTTTTCTTTCTATGAAATTAATTTTTGAGAAATTAATTTCATAACAAGTTTCTAGGCTTTTCATTTTTTCATAGAGATTAGATTTATAGCTTCTTTTATTGCATTTATATAACTTTGAGTATTTATATTTTCATTTTTATATGCGATATTAAAAGCAGTCCCATGGTCAACTGAAGTTCTTATTATTGGTAAATTTAGACTTACATTTATACTTTCTTCAAAATATAAAGCTTTTAATGGAGCTAAACCTTGGTCATGATACATTGCAACAAAGTATTTGAAATTTTTTCTTGAAAGAGGAGAAAATGCAGTATCAGGAACAAGTGGACCTTTGAAAATATTTTTTTCAAAATGTTTATTTGCTTTTTTTATAGCTTTGAAAATCTGAACTTCTTCATCACCTAAAACGCCATTATCACTTGCGTGTGGATTTAAACCAAGAACACCAATATTTTCGCTTTTTACATTGTTATAAAAATCAATTAAAAATTGAGTTAAATCCTCTTCATTTATTTTTTTTGCAACTTTTCTAAGGGGAATATGTTCAGTAAAAAGTGCAACAAACATTTCTGAACATCCTAACATCATAATTGCATGTTTTCCAAAATAGTCTCTTAAAACTTCTGTATGCCCTTTATATTTTATATCTGCTTTATTCCAAGACTCTTTATTTATTGGAAGTGTACAAATTGCATCTACCTCTTTTAAATTTGCAAGATTTATTGCATCCATAAAAGAGTTAAATGAATATTTACCTGATTTTTTAGAAACTGTTCCTGGTTTTAAATCAAATTCACCTTTTGTTTTAAATATCTCAAAATCTTCTGGAATTTCAATTTTAAGTTCATTTGCTGCTCTTTTTAGCATTTTGTTATTTATACAATATATTGGTTGGCAAATTTTTGAAATTTCTTCATGACATTTAAAGGCTATTTCAATTCCAATACCATTTAGGTCACCAATACTAATAGCAATTTTAGGTTTATTGTTTTCAATCATTTTTAACTAATTCTTTCATATCAATTATTGCTTTATTAAGTCCAGTAAAAACAGAACGTGCAATTATACTTTGACCAATATTTAACTCTTCAATTTCAGGAATTTTTGAAATCATTGTTACATTTTGATAATTTAATCCATGACCTGCTGCAATTTTAAGTCCAAGTTTTTTTGCAAGTTTTGAAGAGTTTTCTATCTCTTTTACAGATTTTAAAAGTTTTGTTTTTAATTCTTGTTTACTTAATTCTAACTCTTTTATTGAATGATGAGTGTTTGATAAATTTGTGTTTAACATCGCATAAATATTTGCAAATGTTCCTGTATGAAGTTCAATCCATTCAACTTCTAACTCTTTTGATAATTCAATAATTTCTTCATTTGGGTCAATAAAAAGTGAAACTTCAATCTCATTTGCATGAAGTTTGTCTATTACTTTTTGAAGTTTTTCAAAGTTTCCTTTAATATCAAGTCCACCTTCTGTTGTAACTTCATTTCTATTTTCAGGTACAAGTGTTGCACGACTTGGTTTTAGTTTACAAACTATATCAATAATATCACTATTGATTGAACATTCTAAGTTTACTGGTAATGCTGATTGTTCTATGATTGCTTTTGCATCATTATCGTGGATGTGTCGTCTATCTTCTCTTAAGTGGATTGTAATTTGATCTGCACCACTTAGTTTACAAATACCAAGTGCATCAAGGGGATTTGGGTCATTAATTTTTCGAGCTTCTCTTAAAACTGCAATGTGGTCAATATTTACACCAAGTAACAATTTGTATCCTTTAATATTGGCTTTTATGTTTGAAATAATAGCCAATATTAAATTAATAAATTAAGATAAGTCTTTTAAAGTAGAGATATTAGCAGCTAGTTTATTTTGAACTTCAAGATATTCAAGTTCAGGATTTGAATCAGCAACAACTCCAGCTCCTGCTTGGAATACAACTGTATCTTCTGTTAATAGAGTTGTTCTAATTGTAATTGCACTATCCATATTTCCATCAAAACCAAAATATGCGATACTTCCAGAATAGAAATTTCTTTTTATTCCTTCAAATTGAGCAATTAATTCCATAGCTCTAATTTTAGGAGCTCCTGTCATTGTTCCAGCTGTAAATGTAGCCATAAATAAATCAAACATATCATATTTGTCATCAATTATTGCTTCAACATCTGAAACCATATGCATAACATGTGAGTATCTTTCTACTCTCATTAAATCTGTAACTTTTACAGTTCCAGGACGTGCAACACGACCAACGTCATTTCTTCCTAAATCAACAAGCATTATATGTTCAGCTTTTTCTTTAGTATCATTTAACATTTCAGCTTCTAATTCTAAATCCCTATCTAGGTTTTTTCCTCTTTTTCTAGTTCCAGCAATTGGTCTTAACAGTAAATGTCCATCAACAAGTCTAATCATTACTTCAGGGCTACTTCCTGCAATTGTAAATCTTTCAAACTCTAATAAAAATAGATAAGGACTTGGATTTTTACTTCTTAATGCTCTATAAAAACTCAAGTGATCCACAACAGCTTTTTGAATAAATCTATTAGACATTAAAATCTGAAACACATCTCCTGATTTTATCATCTCTTTAGAACGAGCAACCATTTCAAAAAATTCTTCTTTTGTAAAATTGAATTTTCCTTCATTTAAAATAGTAGCTTTTTTTAATGGAGCATAAGAGTATGTTGTATAAAGAATATCTTCAATAGTTTTTAGTTCATCTTTTTTTGATTCAACAGACGTAACCATAACAAGTTTAGAAGTTTTATGTGAAAATCCTAAAATGATGTTTGGTCTAATTAGGTCTAAATCAGGCATATCTAATTGGTCAACTAAATTATTCATTGACTCTTTTAGTTTAGGTTCAAACTCTTTTCCAATATCATAACCTACATTTCCAATAAATCCATCAATTAGACCAATACCTAATTCAAGAGCTTTCTCTTTATATAATTGTTTGTCAAAATTTTTATAATATTTTTTTAAAAAAAGCAGAGGATTTGAATCAACTATTGTTACTTCACCTTCTTCATTTTTGTAATAACAAGTATCTTTGTCATACCAAACTCTTTCTCTTGCCCCAACAATTATATAAGAGTAATTTCCATCACTTGAATTAATTGTACTTTCAAATAAAAAAGTGATTTCATGTTGATATAATGATTTCACTTTTTCATAAATTGAAACAGGTGTAAATTGATCTAATAAAATTTCTTTGCTGTAAAAATTCATAATACTCTCTTTTTAAAATTTAACAACAAATGCACTTGTAACATTTAATTTTTCTTTTATATCTTCAACGCTTTCACTAGCAGCAGCTTTTGATGAATAAGGACCAATTAAAACTTTATTATAAGTTACACCTTTTATCTCTTGTTGATATATTTTATACTTAAATTTTGCATTTCTAATAGTATTTATATAACCATCAGTTGGTTTTTTCGTAAAAGCTCCAATTTGTACAAAATATCCTGAAGACATTGATGTTGATGAAGTTGTTGAAGAAGAACTTGGTGAATCCATTAAATCTCTAACAGATTTTTTTTGTTCAACATTTTGAGTCACTTCTTTTGTCTGAGGAGCTTTTTTCTCTGTTGTTTGTACAACTTTTTCTTTTTGTGTAGCTTTTTTCTCTTCAATTTTTTTGATTGTTTCATCTAATGTTTCATTAGAGATATTAGCAGGTGCTTCCTCTTGAATAGTTTCTCTCTCTTCTTGAGTTGTATTATCATTTGTTTGTTGTAAATTTTGAAGTCTTTGATCTGCTTGAATTGCATTTTCTGGAATCATAGGTTCATTTGTATCTTTTTTAACTCTCTCATTAATGATTTTTTGAAAGTTTTCTTCAATATTACTATTTTCAGATAATTTCTTTATTTCAGAAGAGTTAGCATTATTAGATGTAAATTGATCTTCTTTTGCTGGATCATTAGTTAGAAGTCTTATAATTATAATAGTTAATAAAAATAATACAACAAGAACAATACCTAAAATTAGGTATTTTTTCTTATTTTCTTCATTACTTCCAATTGAAGAGGTACCCAACATAATATTATCAAGTTCATGTTCATTTGGTTCAAATTGAGTATTTCTGTTTAAATTTATTGAATCATTATTCATATTCAAATTATTATTAAGATTTATATTACCTATTGATACTTCAACTTCTTCAAGTTCACTTAGTTTTCTTTCAAGTTCTTCTCTTTCTTGTTGAAGTTGAACTTTTTTTATGAACTCTTCACCTTTTATTTGCATAACTTATCCTTATTTTATCTCTAAACCCTAAAAAGTAGATTGATTGTAAATCACAAAGTTTGAAGCAAGTTCTTCTAACTCTTTGTTGATTTTAGCATGTAAATTTGTATCTTCAATGTTATCTAATACATCACAAATTTTGTTTGCTATTATTTCAAACTCTTTTTCTTTCATACCTCTAGCTGTTAATGCTGGGCTTCCTATTCTAATTCCTGAAGTTATAAATGGACTTCTTGTTTCACCTGGAACTGTGTTTTTATTTACTGTAATCCCTGCATTTCCTAAAGCTGCATCTGCATCTTTTCCTGAAAATGGTTTATTTAAAAAACTTACTAATACTAAGTGATTATCTGTTCCACCTGAAACAATATCATATCCTCTTTTTGTAAGAACTTGGGCTAATACTTTTGCATTCGCTTTTACTTGTTTTGCATAATCTTTCCATGATGGATCTAAAATTTCTTTAAATGCTACTGCTTTTGCAGCAATTACATGAACAAGTGGTCCACCTTGTAATCCTGGGAAAATTGCACTATTAATTTTTTTAGCAATCTCTTCATCATTTGTCATAATCATACCACCTCTTGGACCTCTTAAAGTCTTATGAGTAGTAGTTGTTACAACATCAGCATAAGGGAATGGACTTGGATGTTCACCAGCAGCAACAAGACCAGCAATATGTGCAATATCAGCAAATAAAATAGCACCAACTGCATCAGCTATTTCTCTGAATTTTTTAAAGTCAATTTCTCTAGCATAAGCACTTGCACCACAAACAATAATTTTTGGTTGACAAATTTTAGCTATTTCCATAACTTTATCATAATTGATTCTTCCATCAAGTTCTACACCATAATAAAATGCAGAATAGTTTTTACCAGAAAAACTTGGTTTTGAACCATGAGTTAAATGTCCACCATGAGATAAATCCATACCTAAGATTTTATCACCAGCACTTAATAATGCAGCATAAACAGCACCATTAGCTTGGCTCCCTGAATGAGGTTGAACATTAGCATAAGAACAACCAAAGATTTTACAAGCTCTGTCAATTGCTAATTGCTCAACAGCATCAGCAAACTCACAACCACCATAATATCTTTTGTAAGGATAACCTTCTGCATATTTGTTAGTAAAAACAGAACCCATAGCTTGCATAACAGCAGGAGAAGTAAAGTTCTCAGATGCAATCATTTCAAGATGATTAGTTTGTCTTTTTAATTCATTTTCTATTATTGAAAATACTTCATTATCTGCTTGTTCTAAATTCGCGTTTGTTATATAACTCATGTTTTTTCCTTAATTCTTTTTATTAATTTTCTTGATCTTCATATAAATCAATTTCTTGTTTTATTGGTTTCATAGCTGGGAATAATAAAACATCTCTAATAGAGTGTTCATTTGTAAGCATCATTACTAATCTATCAATACCAATACCTTGACCTGCTGTTGGTGCCATACCATAAGATAAAGCATTTACAAAATCTTCATCCATTTCGTGAGCTTCATCATCTCCTGCTTCTTTTGCAGCGATTTGAGATTCAAATCTTTGAAGTTGGTCTAGTGGGTCATTTAACTCACTAAAGGCATTAGCAATCTCTTTACCAGCAATAAATAATTCAAATCTATCTGTTAAATGTGGTTTTTCATCATTTCTTCTTGCAAGTGGTGAAATTTCAACTGGATATTCAGTGATAAATGTTGGATTAATTAATTTAGCTTCAACATATTCATCAAATAACTCACCTTGAAGTTGACCTAAATTCATATTTACATTAACATCTAAATTTTTTTCTTTCATAAATGTTATGATTTTTTCTTTATCTTCAACTATATCTTGTGGAACTCCACCAATTTCATATAAAGATTGAATTAATGGAATCTCAGTAAATTTACTAAAGTCAATTTTTAAATTACCATAAGGTAAAACAGTTGGTAAATTTAAGTGTTCAAATAAATATTCAAAATACTCTTTAGTAATAACAATTAAATCTTTATAAGTTTTATATGCCCAATAAAATTCAATAGATGTAAATTCAGGATTGTGAGTTGCATCCATTCCTTCGTTTCTAAAGTTTCTATTTATTTCAAATACTGCTTCAAATCCACCAACAATTAGTCTTTTTAAATAAAGTTCCGGTGCAATTCTTAAAAATCTATCAATTCCTAAAGCATTATGATGAGTTACAAATGGTTTTGCATTTGCTCCACCTGCAATTGGATGCATCATTGGAGTTTCAACTTCTAAGAAACCTTTGTTTTCAAAAAATCTTCTTGTTAAACTTATAACTTTACTTCTAATTTGAAAAGTTTTTCGCACTTCTGAATTCATAATTAAGTCTAAATATCTTTGTCTATATCTTAATTCTTTATCTTGAATACCATGATATTTTTCAGGAAGTGGAGAGATAGCTTTTGTAAGTATTCTTAAATCATCTGCATGAAGTGAAAGTTCACCTTGACCTGTAACAAATGGATAACCAGAAACTTCAATAATATCACCAACTTCAATATTCTTTTTGAAAATATCGTTATAAAAACCTTCTGGTAAATTATCTCTTGCCACATATATTTGAAGCATTCCACTTTCATCTTCAATTTTTAAGAAAGCTGCTTTTCCCATAAGTCTGAAAAATTTAATTCTTCCAGCAACTGTATAAGTTCTGTTTTCATCTCTTTTTTCTTCACTATGTAAAATATCACTATTTACATTTAAAAATTTTGCAATTGTACAATTTCTCAAACTTTCATTTGAGTAAGGATTAATTCCCACTTCTCTTAATTTTTCAGCTTTTTCAATTCTTTGTTGTATATATTTATTTTCAAACAATATTAAATCCCTTTATTTATTTTCTTCTGGTTTATTTGCAATATTTTTAAGTTTTTCTTTTACTGCATCAACTTGTTCAGAAGTTGTATTTGTAGTATCTTCAATTTTCTCTTCAACTTTTTGAACTACTTCTTCTTTTATAGCTTCTTGTACTCCATCTACAGTTGAATTAACTTCTTCTTTAAGATTAGAAGTTGCATCTTTTACAATTTGTGTATCTTTTACAGTTTTTACAGCTTTATCAAAACTATTTGTTAATGAATCTGTATCTAGTTTTATTATGTAAGAACCAACGCTAATTAAGTGAGGCATTACAGCAGAAGTAGCAAATTTTTCATCCATAACTTTTTTAAATGAATTAACTTGATAAAGCGCATATGCAATAACAGAAAAAATTAAAAATATTTTTGAAGCACCAAAAACAAATCCAAATATTCTATCTATAACACCTAAACCACTTGCTGAAAATATTTTACTAACAACTAATCCTGCACTATAAACTACAAGCCAAACACCAACTAAAGCTACCACAAAACCGATTAATTTTATTGTTGCTTGATTTTCTAAAACTAATACAGGAGCTAATAATTCACCTGTTTCTGTTGAAATTCTTGAAGCTACAAAAATTGCACCAATGATTCCAATAATTCCAAAAACCTCTTTAATTAGACCTCTAAAAAGACCTTTTAGTCCTAAAATAAGAGTAATAGATATTATTATTAAATCAAAAATAGCAAAATCTTGCATAAAAATCCTTTTCTTATTAATGCGGGTATTTTATCCAATCTTTACAAAATAGAAGTTTAATTGAAATTAATTATAAAATTTGTTCCTGAATATTTCTTGTTTTCATGTTCAAATGTTACATTTTTGATGTCAATTTTGTAACCTAAATTTTTTACAAAAAATTCATGTACTACAAAAAGACCAAGACCAACACCAAATGATTGATGTTTTGTTGTAAAATATGGTTCTACAATTTTAGCAATAATTTGTTCATCTATTCCATTTGCACTATCTTTTATTTGTAAAACTTTATCTTTAAAATCAATAAAAATAAATCTATCTTCTTCTTTTTTATTCTCAATTAGTGCATAAACTGAATTATCTAATATGTTTAAAATTGCTTCAGAAAATTCATTTCTATTACAAGTTAAGATAAAATCTGTATCATAATTAAAACTACATTTTATGTTGTTTTTTTCAAAAATTGAATCAAAAAATGCAAGGGTATTTTTTACAGTTTCTATAATCGAAAAATTTGATACTACTTCATCTTTTGAGAAGAAATTTGTAAAATTTTCAATTGTATTTGAAAGTTTTTGTGTATTGTCAATAATCACTTCACATGAGTTATAAAACTCATCATTTGGAAGATTATCTAACTCTTTTTTAAGTTTCATTCCACTTGTAATTGTACTAATAACACTTAAAGGTTGTCTCCATTGATGGGCAATATTTTTTAAAATATCAGCAATTGCAGCAATTTTTGATTGTTGATAAAGTAATCTATCTTTTTCTTTATCTTTTTCAACTTCTTCAATCTCTTTTGTTATATCTGTAAATGTAGTGATGATATAGTTTTCAGATTTTATTTTAGAGGCATTTAGTGAAAAATGTCTAATTTCATCTAAAGAGTTTTTCATAGCAACTCTAAAATTTTTATTTTTATTTTCAAAAACATATTGAGCCCAATTTTTGCCATCATAATCTTTTTCTAAAATATAAATAGGATCTTTTAAATCTAAAAATTTACTACAAATACATCTATATTTATTTTTAAATTCAGTTAAATTGGAAACAGATGTGAAAAATTCAAATAATTGTTTATTTGCATCAATAATTTCTGTACCATTTGTAATAACAATAATACTTGATTGTGAATCTAAAATAGATTGTTTTTTATTCTCTTGTTGTTTTAATTCTTTTAAATATGTAGAGTAAAGATAGATTAAAAAAGAGAAAAATAGAATAATCAAAGCAATTACACAAATCATAATAATTTGAACTTTAAATGATTTTATAATTTGTGTATCAATATTTTTTAAATCAATAAAATTTAATATATATGCTAATTTTTCACCATTTTTATCATATAAGATATAGTTTGAGATTAGATAATTATTTTCAATTATATAGTTTGGAATATTTATATATCTATCAATTTTATTATTTTTTACATAATTTAATAAATCAACATTTGCATTTTCATTTGCTATATAATAATCATCAATAAAAATATTTGTGTATGGAAATTTTAAAGTGTTTTTAAATTTTTTATCTGTGATTACTAAAGAATCAATATTGTTCTCTTTTAGATCATTTGTGATTGAATTAAAATGAGTTATAACTTCTAATGCTCCTTGAAAGTTATTCTCTTTATCATAAATTGGAGTTCTAGCTTTTAATGTAATACTAAATAAAGCAACACTTATTGAAGTTGAAATATTTTGATTTGTTAATGTGTTTTTTAAATCTTTTCTAAAAAGCAAATTATCACCTTTTTTATCAGTCCAAGAACGATAAACACTATTTCCATTTTTATCAACTATTTGAATCCAGACATTTTTGTATTTAGAATAGTTTTTAATCTCTTCAATAATATTTTTATAATTTAATTTTTCATAATTTTCATTTTTCATACATTCATATAAATTATCATCTTTTGCTAAAGCTAATGCAATTGCTAAAGTTGCATTTTGTTTATCTTTTATAAGATTTTGTGTAGTTTTTGTAATATTTTCATGTGTTGAAAAATAAAGAGAGTCTAAAAGTTTAGTCTGTTTATTTAAAATGTAAAAATAGCTTCCAAATGTTATAAAAAAAGCTATTATTAAAAATAACAGAATCATGATAAAAATATTTTTTTTGATTTCCATAAAACAGTAACTTATTTGTGTATTAATTTTAAATGATTATAGGAAATAACTTCTTGTAGTTTTATTAAATATTTTTCATATTAAATTAATATTTTTGTGATAAAATCCCAATTATGATAAAAAGATACCCAACAAAACAAATATTCGTAGGAAATGTTCCTATTGGTGGTGATGCACCAATTCCAGTACAATCAATGACTTTTTCAAAAACATCAGATGTTAAAGCAACAGTAGAACAAATAACAAGATTACATTTTGCTGGTGCTGATATAGTAAGAGTTGCTGTTCCTGATATGGATGCAGCTAATGCACTAAAAGAGATAAAATCTCAAATAGATTTACCACTTGTTGCAGATATTCATTTTAAATATAAGCTTGCTTTAATTGCTGCTGAAGTTGTGGATTGTATTAGAATTAACCCAGGAAATATTGGAGAAAAAAGTAGGGTTAAAGAGATTGTTAAAGCTTGTGAACAAAGAAATATTCCAATTAGAATTGGTGTAAATTCAGGTTCACTAGAAAAACAATTTGAAGATAAATATGGTCAAACACCTGAAGGTATGGTAGCTTCAGCTGAGTACAATATCAAATATCTTGAAGATTTAGGATTTACAAATTTAAAGGTTTCCCTAAAAGCTAGTGATGTTCAAAGAACTGTAGAAGCTTATAGATTATTAAGACCTAAAAATAATTATCCATTCCATTTAGGTGTAACAGAAGCTGGAACACAATTTCACTCAACAATTAAATCATCAATTGCATTAGGAAGTTTGCTTCTTGATGGAATTGGAGATACTTTAAGAGTTTCTATGACAGGGGAACTTGAAGAAGAGATAAAAGTAGGAAAAGCAATTTTAAAAGATG
The genomic region above belongs to Arcobacter ellisii and contains:
- the ispG gene encoding flavodoxin-dependent (E)-4-hydroxy-3-methylbut-2-enyl-diphosphate synthase, whose protein sequence is MIKRYPTKQIFVGNVPIGGDAPIPVQSMTFSKTSDVKATVEQITRLHFAGADIVRVAVPDMDAANALKEIKSQIDLPLVADIHFKYKLALIAAEVVDCIRINPGNIGEKSRVKEIVKACEQRNIPIRIGVNSGSLEKQFEDKYGQTPEGMVASAEYNIKYLEDLGFTNLKVSLKASDVQRTVEAYRLLRPKNNYPFHLGVTEAGTQFHSTIKSSIALGSLLLDGIGDTLRVSMTGELEEEIKVGKAILKDVGIAKEGLNIVSCPTCGRIEADLVSAVAEIEKRTAHIKTPLDVSVMGCVVNAIGEAKSADVAIAFGKGSGLVMKKGEIIEKLSGDALINRFIQEVEIEAEKRK
- a CDS encoding sensor histidine kinase; the encoded protein is MEIKKNIFIMILLFLIIAFFITFGSYFYILNKQTKLLDSLYFSTHENITKTTQNLIKDKQNATLAIALALAKDDNLYECMKNENYEKLNYKNIIEEIKNYSKYKNVWIQIVDKNGNSVYRSWTDKKGDNLLFRKDLKNTLTNQNISTSISVALFSITLKARTPIYDKENNFQGALEVITHFNSITNDLKENNIDSLVITDKKFKNTLKFPYTNIFIDDYYIANENANVDLLNYVKNNKIDRYINIPNYIIENNYLISNYILYDKNGEKLAYILNFIDLKNIDTQIIKSFKVQIIMICVIALIILFFSFLIYLYSTYLKELKQQENKKQSILDSQSSIIVITNGTEIIDANKQLFEFFTSVSNLTEFKNKYRCICSKFLDLKDPIYILEKDYDGKNWAQYVFENKNKNFRVAMKNSLDEIRHFSLNASKIKSENYIITTFTDITKEIEEVEKDKEKDRLLYQQSKIAAIADILKNIAHQWRQPLSVISTITSGMKLKKELDNLPNDEFYNSCEVIIDNTQKLSNTIENFTNFFSKDEVVSNFSIIETVKNTLAFFDSIFEKNNIKCSFNYDTDFILTCNRNEFSEAILNILDNSVYALIENKKEEDRFIFIDFKDKVLQIKDSANGIDEQIIAKIVEPYFTTKHQSFGVGLGLFVVHEFFVKNLGYKIDIKNVTFEHENKKYSGTNFIINFN